In Drosophila santomea strain STO CAGO 1482 chromosome 2L, Prin_Dsan_1.1, whole genome shotgun sequence, a single window of DNA contains:
- the LOC120445319 gene encoding uncharacterized protein LOC120445319 isoform X11, with product MKYSTGRRNILCLLGLCLLLLKTGPTEAQSKRPSRVTSSRSFGTNVKPNTSNGPSFDCPEEFGYYPHPSDCTQYYVCVFGGALLESCTGGLMYSHDLQTCDWPRNVGCELVDTSSERSPAQSQAQSQREPHAQHVPSRIRFGSAFGSQGGTQKAATVPPQYHRSPPQVIQAQVQNIPPPPPELRVSPNPVITSRGQPKPLIDSQEDIAKLYADAQESLPPVEEEESDRQQRVYRGQPSTVSQVQRDRDGIIHQASINSIPQSGKIGSYAFGTAYSENLQDDQTIELSHNRLDENRQRNRRDLSAQPTKISGKEPTAEKNHKNSNCSSDVLEHDSLIGLSVCTETSNNSNSSQERLEDNAPAASGLRKYSSKIPQLKSETAMEFDYEQIPGEDSQLMEGHGDEDDVATGESKRRPRQLRPISHTSLKWPGQNYRAIDAPPSPPISQQTGYSFGSYNPYLTPPNPVHNQPPYGNPNYNHLPGYHSYVHQQQQLASAGPLTQKKQKVAYTGYNLSLPPPSLEDDFRPIAGNYYEAAGAAQASPRSPNNLQHHSNAGDLLPYLIQQLKELKEQRKHLQSDNFAYFRLENQPVSPVPTHGVTPVPTISTTYYSPVDPSKMSQQVTPSGQYSTMGGFYNNQKPGQTPLNPNYPGKLVSQYSIASNGHGSTTESNYFQYNIVANQKMKGVFSTAPPNQIGHSAVKVTPPVTPLQVTQSINVVSAPNLAYKIPNRLQQAPLYDFSHLPVGISYANNSTIPESYQTFTKSVSTSETLLPDVPTTTPKSKLTNFQFDINEFMANLKDSDLASVNPAVNPLIKYFKELSTDDNGNTNVPNPIVGRRPVTGSTSTLNNTATTTQEAITPNPPASKNRIRPEPTPPTRSTPTTIRTLKGYENFIKGIQNQLNARNSSQSPAYSTSTTSMRMPTTTTIKSVDYYDEDYEEDEDILPPSQMPPYMPVSETMAPPRRNLATAKPNTESPGKGRINFQTGFLEATTTRRPFPSFTKLNQASAEADVPSFISFPSDIFQELKQRLPKLPESNTPQSSSKLLTTPRSVRPTAHPRPISSTTEQQSTRVRFTTIRPRIRGQQKWMTASPVHEQKEINNHTENSPVVLSSSKQSNPGGLPLNSIHAGSSPERHRDIEYQQQQPQEQQQAPTPQYQSTVRQQQPHATYRPLELSATPKPPSYANQPAYVSDYDEDINGQIEQDNAYDQPTRAPQRNSNRNRGSAMYSNQDRDLQSTPNRGTHPPRTRPTLKPSGTIVSKAQEFVDIYRYPPTRPDPIYPQPTPDKTAAKCRKDVCLLPDCYCGGRDIPGGLNASDTPQFVLMTFDDAVNTINIDLYEELFNNKSRKNPNGCSWRGTFYLSHEWTDYGMVQDLYSQGHEMASHSVSASDHSLHRYLVRALLKGLLSTYIPCYDVRTFFTHISSALLGELPVESIPQIVLLTFDDSVNDLNKQLYTDLFEKGRVNPNGCPITATFYVSHEWTDYSQVQNLYADGHEMASHTVSHSFGEQFSQKKWTREIAGQREILAAYGGVKMSDVRGMRAPFLSVGGNKMYKMLYDSNFTYDSSMPVYENRPPSWPYTLDYKIFHDCMIPPCPTRSYPGVWQVPMVMWQDLNGGRCSMGDACSNPSDADGVTKMIMKNFERHYTTNRAPFGLFYHAAWFTQPHHKEGFIKFLDAINAMQDVWIITNWQALQWVRDPTPISRINSFQPFQCDYSDRPKRCNNPKVCNLWHKSGVRYMKTCQPCPDIYPWTGKSGIRSSRIDNEVEEPTA from the exons gACCCACAGAGGCACAGAGTAAACGACCCTCACGCGTAACCAGCTCCCGCAGCTTCGGCACCAACGTCAAGCCCAACACCTCCAATGGCCCTAGTTTCGACTGCCCCGAGGAGTTCGGATACTATCCGCACCCATCGGACTGCACCCAGTACTACGTGTGCGTCTTTGGAGGAGCGCTTCTTGAGAGTTGCACTGGTGGCCTGATGTACTCGCACGACCTGCAGACCTGCGACTGGCCGCGAAACGTCGGCTGTGAGTTGGTGGACACATCCTCCGAGCGCAGCCCTGCACAAAGCCAAGCCCAGAGCCAAAGGGAACCCCATGCGCAGCACGTGCCGAGCCGAATACGCTTTGGATCCGCTTTCGGCAGTCAGGGTGGCACGCAGAAGGCGGCCACCGTGCCGCCACAGTACCATCGTTCTCCACCACAGGTAATCCAGGCGCAGGTCCAGAACATACCGCCTCCTCCACCGGAGCTGCGAGTGTCACCAAACCCGGTCATCACGTCGCGTGGCCAACCAAAACCTCTGATCGACTCCCAGGAGGACATTGCAAAG CTGTATGCCGATGCGCAGGAATCGTTGCCGCCTGTGGAAGAAGAGGAGTCCGACCGTCAGCAGAGAGTGTATCGAGGCCAACCAAGTACTGTTAGTCAAGTTCAACGCGATCGCGATGGTATTATTCACCAAGCTAGTATAAATTCTATTCCTCAAAGTGGAAAAATCGGATCTTACGCTTTTGGGACCGCCTATAG CGAAAACCTGCAGGACGACCAGACGATCGAACTGTCCCACAACCGACTTGATGAAAATAGGCAGCGCAATCGCCGCGACCTTAGTGCCCAGCCGACGAAAATTTCCGGTAAGGAACCTACAGCAGAAAAAAATCACAAGAACTCAAATTGTTCAAGCGATGTATTGGAGCATGACAGTCTAATCGGGCTCTCTGTTTGTACTGAGACTTCAAATAACTCAAACAGTTCACAAGAACGCTTAGAAGATAATGCGCCGGCAGCTAGTGGGCTGCGTAAATACTCTTCAAAAATCCCTCAGCTAAAGAGCGAAACCGCAATGGAATTCGACTACGAACAAATTCCTGGCGAAGACAGCCAGTTGATGGAAGGACATGGAGACGAGGATGATGTGGCCACGGGTGAGTCGAAGAGACGACCGCGCCAGTTGCGACCCATTTCTCATACATCATTGAAGTGGCCGGGCCAAAACTACCGCGCCATTGACGCACCCCCTTCCCCACCGATTTCTCAGCAAACGGGATACAGCTTTGGAAGCTATAATCCATACCTCACGCCACCCAATCCTGTCCATAACCAACCGCCTTACGGCAACCCCAACTATAATCACCTACCCGGCTACCACTCATACgtgcatcagcagcaacaattggcTTCCGCTGGTCCACTCACTCAGAAAAAGCAGAAAGTGGCCTACACCGGCTACAATCTGTCTTTGCCTCCACCATCGCTGGAGGATGACTTTCGTCCCATTGCGGGCAACTACTACGAAGCTGCCGGTGCAGCTCAAGCTAGTCCGCGTTCGCCTAACAACCTACAGCACCATTCTAACGCTGGCGACCTACTTCCTTATCTGATACAACAGTTGAAGGAGCTAAAAGAACAGCGCAAGCACCTTCAGAGTGATAACTTTGCGTACTTCCGATTGGAAAATCAGCCAGTGAGCCCGGTTCCCACTCATGGAGTCACACCCGTACCCACAATTAGCACCACTTACTACTCCCCAGTAGACCCGTCAAAGATGTCACAACAGGTTACACCAAGCGGTCAGTACAGCACAATGGGCGGATTCTACAACAACCAAAAACCTGGTCAAACCCCCTTAAATCCCAACTATCCCGGAAAGTTGGTATCCCAGTATAGTATTGCCTCTAACGGACATGGCAGCACGACGGAGAGCAACTACTTTCAATACAATATTGTTGCTAACCAAAAGATGAAAGGTGTCTTTAGCACCGCTCCGCCAAACCAGATCGGCCATTCTGCAGTTAAAGTTACGCCACCAGTCACGCCGCTGCAGGTGACTCAGAGTATTAACGTGGTGTCTGCCCCAAATTTGGCCTACAAAATACCTAATCGTCTGCAGCAAGCCCCACTTTATGACTTCTCACACCTTCCCGTAGGTATTAGCTACGCCAACAACAGCACTATTCCAGAATCCTACCAAACTTTCACAAAGTCTGTCAGCACATCAGAAACGCTGCTGCCAGATGTGCCCACTACAACGCCTAAGTCAAAGCTCACAAACTTTCAGTTTGACATCAACGAGTTCATGGCTAATCTTAAGGACAGCGATTTGGCCAGTGTCAACCCGGCCGTAAATCCGTTGATCAAGTATTTTAAAGAGTTAAGTACCGACGACAACGGAAATACAAATGTGCCCAATCCGATAGTTGGTCGACGCCCCGTAACTGGCAGTACCAGCACCTTGAACAACACAGCTACGACCACCCAGGAAGCCATCACGCCGAACCCACCAGCGTCCAAAAATCGGATAAGACCCGAGCCGACACCACCGACACGAAGCACTCCCACTACAATTAGGACTCTGAAAGGCTACGAAAACTTCATAAAGGGCATACAGAACCAACTCAACGCGCGAAACTCTAGCCAAAGTCCCGCCTACAGCACATCAACCACTTCTATGCGAATGCCAACCACCACGACCATCAAGAGCGTCGACTATTATGACGAGGATTACGAAGAGGATGAAGACATATTGCCTCCGTCTCAAATGCCCCCTTATATGCCAGTGTCCGAGACCATGGCCCCTCCCCGCCGAAATTTGGCTACGGCAAAGCCCAATACTGAGTCGCCAGGAAAGGGGCGAATCAACTTCCAGACGGGCTTCCTAGAGGCAACGACAACTCGACGTCCGTTCCCCAGCTTCACCAAGCTGAACCAAGCAAGTGCTGAAGCCGACGTGCCTTCATTTATCAGCTTTCCCAGTGACATCTTCCAAGAGCTAAAGCAGCGGCTGCCCAAGCTCCCAGAATCCAACACCCCACAATCCAGTTCCAAACTACTTACAACTCCACGCAGTGTGCGCCCAACAGCCCATCCAAGGCCTATCTCCTCCACCACAGAGCAGCAGTCAACTCGAGTGCGTTTTACAACAATCCGACCACGCATACGAGGACAACAAAAATGGATGACGGCTTCTCCAGTCCATGAacaaaaggaaataaataacCATACTGAAAACAGTCCCGTTGTCTTAAGCTCAAGCAAGCAAAGCAATCCGGGCGGCCTCCCACTGAACTCAATACATGCCGGCTCAAGCCCAGAAAGACACAG GGATATAGAgtaccaacagcagcagccacaggagcagcagcaagcacCTACCCCCCAGTATCAGTCAACAGTGCGCCAGCAGCAGCCCCACGCAACATACCGCCCCTTAGAGCTCTCGGCCACTCCGAAGCCCCCCTCTTACGCCAACCAGCCAGCATACGTCTCGGACTATGACGAGGATATTAATGGTCAG ATTGAGCAGGATAATGCGTACGATCAGCCCACACGTGCTCCTCAAAG AAACAGCAATAGAAACCGGGGCAGTGCCATGTACAGCAATCAGGATAGAGACTTGCAATCCACGCCCAACCGCGGAACTCACCCACC aCGAACACGCCCCACGCTTAAGCCATCGGGCACAATTGTATCAAAGGCTCAAGAGTTTGTGGATATATACCGGTACCCACCGACCCGCCCCGACCCCATTTACCCACAGCCTACACCCGATAAAACGGCCGCCAAGTGCCGAAAGGACGTATGCCTTTTGCCAGACTGTTATTGCGGAGGAAGGGATATTCCTG GCGGATTGAACGCCTCAGATACTCCGCAATTTGTACTTATGACGTTTGATGATGCTGTCAACACCATTAATATTGACTTGTACGAGGAACTCTTTAATAATAAGTCGCGGAAAAATCCGAACGGCTGTTCGTGGCGCGGAACTTTTTACCTATCTCACGAGTGGACGGACTACGGCATGGTACAGGATTTGTACTCACAAGGGCATGAAATGGCTTCCCACAGCGTTTC CGCCTCTGATCACAGTCTACATCGGTATCTTGTTCGCGCTTTGCTAAAAGGGTTGCTCTCTACATATATCCCCTGCTATGATGTTCGTACTTTTTTCACCCACATTTCATCTGCATTGTTAGGCGAACTACCTGTTGAAAGCATCCCTCAGATCGTTCTCTTGACCTTTGACGATTCCGTTAATGACCTAAACAAGCAGTTATACACGGATCTGTTTGAGAAAGGTCGCGTCAATCCAAACGGCTGTCCCATCACAGCCACTTTTTACGTTTCCCACGAGTGGACTGACTACAGTCAAGTACAGAATCTTTACGCCGATGGACATGAAATGGCCTCGCATACAGTTTC CCACAGCTTTGGCGAGCAGTTCTCGCAGAAGAAGTGGACCCGTGAAATTGCCGGACAGCGAGAGATCCTTGCTGCGTACGGCGGTGTCAAGATGTCGGATGTTCGAGGCATGCGTGCTCCTTTCCTGTCGGTGGGCGGAaacaaaatgtacaaaatgcTGTACGACTCAAACTTCACCTACGACTCTTCCATGCCTGTCTACGAGAACCGACCACCCTCCTGGCCCTACACGCTCGACTACAAGATATTCCACGACTGCATGATTCCACCTTGCCCTACCCGTTCTTATCCTGGTGTTTGGCAAGTACCCATGGTTATGTGGCAGGACCTAAACGGAGGCCGCTGTTCTATGGGCGACGCTTGCTCCAACCCCAGTGATGCAGATGGAGTGACAAAGATGATTATGAAGAATTTTGAGCGCCATTACACCACAAACAG AGCACCGTTTGGGTTGTTCTACCACGCAGCATGGTTTACCCAGCCCCATCACAAGGAGGGCTTTATAAAATTCCTCGATGCCATCAATGCGATGCAAGATGTGTGGATCATAACCAACTGGCAAGCGCTACAATGGGTGCGAGACCCTACACCGATATCGCGCATTAACTCATTCCAACCATTTCAGTGCGATTATTCG GATCGACCAAAACGCTGCAACAACCCGAAAGTGTGTAATTTGTGGCACAAGTCCGGCGTCCGATACATGAAAACGTGTCAGCCCTGCCCCGACATCTACCCCTGGACTGGAAAATCTGGAATCCGATCTTCCCGAATCGATAATGAAGTTGAGGAGCCGACGGCGTAA
- the LOC120445319 gene encoding mucin-5AC isoform X7, with protein MKYSTGRRNILCLLGLCLLLLKTGPTEAQSKRPSRVTSSRSFGTNVKPNTSNGPSFDCPEEFGYYPHPSDCTQYYVCVFGGALLESCTGGLMYSHDLQTCDWPRNVGCELVDTSSERSPAQSQAQSQREPHAQHVPSRIRFGSAFGSQGGTQKAATVPPQYHRSPPQVIQAQVQNIPPPPPELRVSPNPVITSRGQPKPLIDSQEDIAKLYADAQESLPPVEEEESDRQQRVYRGQPSTVSQVQRDRDGIIHQASINSIPQSGKIGSYAFGTAYRVESSSPSSLGAPQPANIFVQPTPAAPPQQLEPNRNYYNASTFNHGGSYQPQQQHQQHQQQQLQPTPFQQAPPQEQHQQQAQAPTHPYDSSYYSVYDDDIDLYRDIEYQQQQPQEQQQAPTPQYQSTVRQQQPHATYRPLELSATPKPPSYANQPAYVSDYDEDINGQIEQDNAYDQPTRAPQRAEHVVIQKLDTPARHSSTLTLTTPASPPEDPTYYERITTPYAPKRGPVDYAYGSAEDYDQSERTLTGVKARPHTGTDGSDLIANVVGHTEKTTATPPTRSQNTKTTPPNTRSHARISNTTTQAVTFTQSSTITSTSTYSPTTTSKLASSKAHANKSYKQHIPDKSKTTTKASSTSHTTTTSSTPFPNYLTYSSNPFLKSKLQHVAKSLARLVSSSQPRTNFTSYPQAQNLTNSPRQSTSSESIPDKVTVPAQIIALIPPPTTTQRPLVKDSSGNNNLENVEAVFDESHTINQTVKLPKSRSFETSTSAKFLDFINAAAYGTSPSGNRLNEVPDKLVNRDISFRDKDISYESSSRKPEPLSKYFQKYVDSDVPPQSFKVPTNIGVRLPTEEMESASTTRPSKPIQYSLQSGSQGFSLRAELRERNVSDPIIARTNSFSSTTTTTSPKTLADLFQQYVDIKPTTYAPPLLIWRSGRPVIQQAHHRPTVASSSTSTSVTTTTSAPTTSKDEVESSSTSRAITASKSVAQPSRELDFLPRPNYMARSGYLKNSPNRVTANPAMNFVSPYKSLENLLHEERQHQHHHLRTTTRPRYTNAPAFPEFLQTTAKSPKNLFMTASIRNSSQDVLATMETGNARNFSVSDAILSTFSPQRPAPSMLRTTSTTSTTTTTTTTTTMKPHPLERTSTEVPTTVSAVVASSAIHISQAPKRARGRSRYTAATSNSLGDSVDEPTTYAPKLRLPGGYDPIPFPKRKPQRVQVIGNQRSLLSGPTAKQHEKYTVFKDALQAKDSALSAPNVLSNSLKHKPIENEASASDEPRAEALISKPLEARHQNGINEKETAMDYSSTEHVVSITERPTVKFLYSNKYRQQTAEHTLADSLQNSGYLTSPNGSLQKFRSANVLDQLRQFLSGSDSNSNSDESGNSQFVDEYSLPELRSAIGEIKQLYFPTDRPVTTTLKSSTSTLHPNTTPFATLSPIRSKAESVLPSLNILTANSISTERTTPSTPDFSTPITLKAPPVSLTTAPTIPTATATPSPFAPHTARASRVNNVIKSSIAAAALGPSTSTYQPPVSAGKTQKFKIGFATNNKNHQLQTSSVNQNGPAASASVKCSDSTLNAKCNEISSRNSNRNRGSAMYSNQDRDLQSTPNRGTHPPRTRPTLKPSGTIVSKAQEFVDIYRYPPTRPDPIYPQPTPDKTAAKCRKDVCLLPDCYCGGRDIPGELPVESIPQIVLLTFDDSVNDLNKQLYTDLFEKGRVNPNGCPITATFYVSHEWTDYSQVQNLYADGHEMASHTVSHSFGEQFSQKKWTREIAGQREILAAYGGVKMSDVRGMRAPFLSVGGNKMYKMLYDSNFTYDSSMPVYENRPPSWPYTLDYKIFHDCMIPPCPTRSYPGVWQVPMVMWQDLNGGRCSMGDACSNPSDADGVTKMIMKNFERHYTTNRAPFGLFYHAAWFTQPHHKEGFIKFLDAINAMQDVWIITNWQALQWVRDPTPISRINSFQPFQCDYSDRPKRCNNPKVCNLWHKSGVRYMKTCQPCPDIYPWTGKSGIRSSRIDNEVEEPTA; from the exons gACCCACAGAGGCACAGAGTAAACGACCCTCACGCGTAACCAGCTCCCGCAGCTTCGGCACCAACGTCAAGCCCAACACCTCCAATGGCCCTAGTTTCGACTGCCCCGAGGAGTTCGGATACTATCCGCACCCATCGGACTGCACCCAGTACTACGTGTGCGTCTTTGGAGGAGCGCTTCTTGAGAGTTGCACTGGTGGCCTGATGTACTCGCACGACCTGCAGACCTGCGACTGGCCGCGAAACGTCGGCTGTGAGTTGGTGGACACATCCTCCGAGCGCAGCCCTGCACAAAGCCAAGCCCAGAGCCAAAGGGAACCCCATGCGCAGCACGTGCCGAGCCGAATACGCTTTGGATCCGCTTTCGGCAGTCAGGGTGGCACGCAGAAGGCGGCCACCGTGCCGCCACAGTACCATCGTTCTCCACCACAGGTAATCCAGGCGCAGGTCCAGAACATACCGCCTCCTCCACCGGAGCTGCGAGTGTCACCAAACCCGGTCATCACGTCGCGTGGCCAACCAAAACCTCTGATCGACTCCCAGGAGGACATTGCAAAG CTGTATGCCGATGCGCAGGAATCGTTGCCGCCTGTGGAAGAAGAGGAGTCCGACCGTCAGCAGAGAGTGTATCGAGGCCAACCAAGTACTGTTAGTCAAGTTCAACGCGATCGCGATGGTATTATTCACCAAGCTAGTATAAATTCTATTCCTCAAAGTGGAAAAATCGGATCTTACGCTTTTGGGACCGCCTATAG AGTTGAGTCGTCTTCACCGTCATCGCTAGGGGCTCCGCAACCCGCTAATATATTTGTACAGCCCACGCCAGCAGCTCCACCGCAACAGTTAGAGCCCAATCGTAACTACTATAATGCATCCACATTCAATCATGGGGGCAGCTACcaaccacagcagcaacaccagcaacaccagcaacaacagctacaGCCAACACCATTCCAACAAGCGCCACCACAAgaacaacatcagcagcaggcaCAAGCCCCAACACATCCCTATGACTCATCCTATTATTCGGTTTATGACGACGATATCGATTTATATAGGGATATAGAgtaccaacagcagcagccacaggagcagcagcaagcacCTACCCCCCAGTATCAGTCAACAGTGCGCCAGCAGCAGCCCCACGCAACATACCGCCCCTTAGAGCTCTCGGCCACTCCGAAGCCCCCCTCTTACGCCAACCAGCCAGCATACGTCTCGGACTATGACGAGGATATTAATGGTCAG ATTGAGCAGGATAATGCGTACGATCAGCCCACACGTGCTCCTCAAAG GGCAGAACATGTGGTCATACAAAAACTGGATACCCCGGCCAGGCACTCGAGCACACTCACTCTAACGACGCCCGCATCCCCACCGGAAGATCCCACATACTACGAAAGGATAACTACGCCCTATGCTCCGAAGCGCGGGCCTGTCGACTACGCCTATGGGTCGGCAGAAGACTACGACCAGAGCGAGCGTACACTCACTGGAGTCAAGGCAAGGCCCCATACCGGTACGGATGGCTCTGACCTGATTGCCAATGTTGTGGGACATACCGAAAAGACCACCGCGACGCCACCAACACGATCGCAGAACACGAAGACGACTCCGCCAAATACCAGAAGCCATGCAAGGATTTCCAATACGACCACACAAGCTGTTACGTTTACACAGTCCTCAACAATAACAAGCACATCAACATATTCTCCAACGACAACATCAAAACTTGCAAG CTCGAAAGCGCATGCAAATAAGTCATATAAACAACATATTCCTGACAAGTCAAAAACAACTACAAAAGCTTCCAGTACCTCTCATACGACCACGACCAGCTCCACACCTTTCCCAAATTACCTTACTTATAGTTCAAATCCTTTTCTCAAATCGAAACTACAACACGTTGCTAAATCATTGGCAAGGCTAGTCTCAAGCAGTCAACCTAGGACAAATTTCACCAGTTACCCTCAAGCTCAGAACCTTACAAACTCTCCTCGCCAGTCCACAAGTTCGGAATCAATCCCTGATAAAGTTACCGTTCCCGCTCAAATTATTGCCCTAATTcccccacccaccaccacgCAAAGGCCCCTGGTAAAGGACAGCTCCGGTAATAACAACCTGGAGAACGTTGAGGCTGTCTTTGACGAGAGTCACACAATTAATCAGACGGTTAAACTGCCCAAGAGTCGCTCCTTTGAAACCAGCACATCGGCAAAGTTCCTAGATTTTATTAATGCCGCCGCGTATGGTACAAGCCCGAGTGGCAATCGTCTGAATGAAGTGCCAGATAAACTTGTTAACAGGGATATTTCTTTTCGAGACAAGGACATCTCGTACGAGTCGAGCTCACGGAAACCGGAGCCCCTGTCCAAATATTTTCAGAAATACGTCGATTCTGATGTGCCTCCACAAAGTTTTAAAGTTCCCACAAACATTGGAGTGCGATTGCCGACGGAAGAAATGGAAAGCGCAAGCACAACGCGACCAAGTAAGCCCATACAATATAGTCTTCAAAGTGGATCGCAAGGTTTTAGTTTGCGTGCCGAGCTAAGAGAACGTAATGTGTCGGATCCAATAATTGCAAGGACGAATAGTTTTTCCtccaccacaaccacaactAGCCCAAAAACACTGGCTGACTTATTTCAGCAGTACGTGGACATCAAACCTACAACATACGCTCCACCTCTTCTCATTTGGCGTAGTGGAAGACCAGTCATTCAACAGGCCCATCATAGACCTACAGTCGCAAGTTCCAGCACATCTACTAGTGTCACTACAACTACATCTGCTCCTACAACTTCTAAAGATGAAGTCGAATCCAGCAGCACTAGCAGGGCCATTACCGCATCAAAATCGGTGGCTCAGCCTAGCCGAGAACTAGATTTTCTACCAAGACCGAATTATATGGCACGTTCCGGTTATTTAAAAAACAGCCCAAATCGAGTAACAGCCAACCCTGCGATGAATTTTGTATCACCGTACAAAAGCCTAGAGAACTTGCTTCATGAAGAACGCCAGCACCAGCATCACCATCTGCGGACAACCACTAGACCCCGCTACACAAATGCACCTGCCTTTCCGGAGTTCCTCCAGACTACGGCGAAGTCACCAAAGAATCTCTTTATGACGGCGTCTATTAGGAACTCTAGTCAAGATGTTTTGGCCACGATGGAGACCGGAAACGCACGTAACTTCAGTGTCAGCGACGCTATACTCAGCACATTCAGTCCTCAGCGTCCTGCTCCAAGTATGCTGCGAACCACTAGCACTACCAGTAccacgacgacaacaacaacaactactacGATGAAACCACATCCCCTTGAAAGAACTTCGACTGAGGTTCCAACAACGGTTTCCGCCGTGGTCGCTTCCTCAGCCATCCACATTTCACAGGCCCCAAAGCGTGCCCGTGGGCGCTCTCGATACACGGCGGCCACTTCAAACAGTCTCGGGGACAGCGTGGACGAGCCCACGACTTATGCACCCAAGCTTAGATTGCCCGGCGGATATGATCCCATTCCGTTTCCTAAACGAAAGCCGCAACGAGTGCAAGTGATCGGCAATCAAAGGTCTTTATTGAGTGGACCAACAGCAAAGCAACATGAAAAGTATACGGTATTTAAGGACGCACTGCAAGCCAAAGATTCCGCCCTTAGCGCACCAAATGTTCTTAGCAACTCGCTGAAACATAAACCAATCGAAAATGAAGCTAGCGCTTCGGATGAGCCAAGAGCTGAGGCTTTAATTAGCAAGCCTTTGGAGGCCAGGCATCAGAATGGCATAAACGAAAAAGAAACTGCGATGGACTACAGCTCCACTGAACACGTGGTATCGATAACAGAACGTCCAACTGTCAAGTTCCTTTACTCAAACAAATACCGACAGCAAACTGCGGAGCACACTCTAGCAGACAGTCTTCAGAACTCAGGGTATTTAACATCGCCAAACGGGTCGTTACAGAAGTTCCGATCCGCCAACGTCCTTGACCAACTGAGGCAGTTTCTTTCCGGCAGtgacagcaacagcaatagcgATGAGAGCGGGAATTCCCAATTCGTTGATGAGTACTCACTGCCCGAATTAAGGTCCGCCATCGGTGAGATCAAGCAGCTTTACTTTCCCACCGACCGACCAGTAACGACCACTTTAAAATCAAGCACGTCTACGCTGCATCCTAATACCACGCCTTTTGCGACACTATCTCCAATCCGATCCAAGGCAGAATCCGTTTTGCCCTCTCTTAACATCTTGACCGCTAATTCGATTTCAACAGAAAGAACAACACCAAGCACTCCCGATTTTAGTACCCCTATAACCCTAAAAGCCCCACCAGTTTCTTTGACAACCGCCCCCACTATTCCCACCGCTACAGCTACACCCTCCCCATTTGCACCGCACACTGCGCGCGCTTCGAGGGTGAATAATGTCATTAAGTCGTCGATTGCTGCCGCTGCCCTAGGCCCTAGCACCTCAACCTATCAGCCACCAGTGTCAGCGGGTAAAACCCAAAAGTTCAAAATCGGCTTCGCTACCAACAATAAAAACCACCAACTCCAAACAAGCAGCGTCAACCAAAATGGCCCCGCAGCCTCAGCCTCGGTGAAGTGCTCCGATAGCACACTAAACGCCAAATGCAACGAGATCTCTTCAAG AAACAGCAATAGAAACCGGGGCAGTGCCATGTACAGCAATCAGGATAGAGACTTGCAATCCACGCCCAACCGCGGAACTCACCCACC aCGAACACGCCCCACGCTTAAGCCATCGGGCACAATTGTATCAAAGGCTCAAGAGTTTGTGGATATATACCGGTACCCACCGACCCGCCCCGACCCCATTTACCCACAGCCTACACCCGATAAAACGGCCGCCAAGTGCCGAAAGGACGTATGCCTTTTGCCAGACTGTTATTGCGGAGGAAGGGATATTCCTG GCGAACTACCTGTTGAAAGCATCCCTCAGATCGTTCTCTTGACCTTTGACGATTCCGTTAATGACCTAAACAAGCAGTTATACACGGATCTGTTTGAGAAAGGTCGCGTCAATCCAAACGGCTGTCCCATCACAGCCACTTTTTACGTTTCCCACGAGTGGACTGACTACAGTCAAGTACAGAATCTTTACGCCGATGGACATGAAATGGCCTCGCATACAGTTTC CCACAGCTTTGGCGAGCAGTTCTCGCAGAAGAAGTGGACCCGTGAAATTGCCGGACAGCGAGAGATCCTTGCTGCGTACGGCGGTGTCAAGATGTCGGATGTTCGAGGCATGCGTGCTCCTTTCCTGTCGGTGGGCGGAaacaaaatgtacaaaatgcTGTACGACTCAAACTTCACCTACGACTCTTCCATGCCTGTCTACGAGAACCGACCACCCTCCTGGCCCTACACGCTCGACTACAAGATATTCCACGACTGCATGATTCCACCTTGCCCTACCCGTTCTTATCCTGGTGTTTGGCAAGTACCCATGGTTATGTGGCAGGACCTAAACGGAGGCCGCTGTTCTATGGGCGACGCTTGCTCCAACCCCAGTGATGCAGATGGAGTGACAAAGATGATTATGAAGAATTTTGAGCGCCATTACACCACAAACAG AGCACCGTTTGGGTTGTTCTACCACGCAGCATGGTTTACCCAGCCCCATCACAAGGAGGGCTTTATAAAATTCCTCGATGCCATCAATGCGATGCAAGATGTGTGGATCATAACCAACTGGCAAGCGCTACAATGGGTGCGAGACCCTACACCGATATCGCGCATTAACTCATTCCAACCATTTCAGTGCGATTATTCG GATCGACCAAAACGCTGCAACAACCCGAAAGTGTGTAATTTGTGGCACAAGTCCGGCGTCCGATACATGAAAACGTGTCAGCCCTGCCCCGACATCTACCCCTGGACTGGAAAATCTGGAATCCGATCTTCCCGAATCGATAATGAAGTTGAGGAGCCGACGGCGTAA